In Epinephelus lanceolatus isolate andai-2023 chromosome 16, ASM4190304v1, whole genome shotgun sequence, one DNA window encodes the following:
- the abitram gene encoding protein Abitram gives MDCVEQKDTEATAPSVIDRYYTRWFRADLKGKPCEDHCILQHSNRLCIVTLAETHPILQNGRQIKSINYQISNCCSRLNNKVSGKSKRGGQFLTDFAPLCRITCTDDTEYTIYSCIRGRLLEVNESILETPSLLLEKPFTEGYIAVILPKFEESKSITENLLSRDEFERVVSKRTVDQSQPS, from the exons ATGGACTGCGTGGAGCAGAAAGACACGGAAGCGACGGCGCCTTCAGTCATTGACCGATATTACACACGGTGGTTCAGAGCCG atttgAAGGGGAAACCGTGTGAGGACCACTGCATCCTGCAGCATTCAAACAG ACTATGCATCGTCACGTTAGCGGAGACTCACCCCATCCTACAGAATGGGCGGCAAATCAAAAGCATCAACTACCAGATCAGTAACTGCTGCAGTCGACTGAATAATAAAGTCTCTGGGAAGTCCAAGCGG GGGGGTCAGTTCCTTACTGATTTCGCACCTCTGTGTAGGataacttgcacagatgacactGAATACACGATCTACAG CTGCATCAGGGGCCGTCTTCTTGAGGTCAATGAAAGTATTTTAGAAACACCTTCTCTCTTGCTGGAAAag CCATTCACTGAAGGATACATCGCTGTCATCCTGCCAAAGTTTGAGGAGAGCAAGAGCATAACAGAGAATCTTCTGAGCAGAGATGAGTTTGAGAGAGTTGTCTCCAAACGTACTGTTGACCAGTCTCAACCATCATGA